In Trichoderma asperellum chromosome 1, complete sequence, a single window of DNA contains:
- a CDS encoding uncharacterized protein (EggNog:ENOG41~TransMembrane:2 (i7-25o37-55i)~antiSMASH:Cluster_1.1), which yields MTQRIACCMNVIANFAVGFSTPYLLNAPYAHLEMQIGWVYAPVCALAFLFVWFFVPECKGKTLEETDWLFKHHIPIREFGKYQVPNLYSEHEAKVLEDNKKTIEEFQVENVEG from the exons ATGACGCAGCGGATTGCGTGTTGTATGAACGTTATTGCTAA CTTCGCTGTGGGCTTCTCGACACCATACCTGCTCAATGCGCCCTACGCGCACCTGGAGATGCAGATTGGCTGGGTGTATGCGCCTGTCTGTGCTCTGGCGTTCCTCTTCGTTTGGTTTTTCGTTCCCGAGTGCAAAGGCAAGACTCTCGAGGAGACAGACTGGCTCTTTAAGCACCACATACCAATCCGCGAGTTTGGCAAGTACCAAGTTCCAAACCTCTACAGTGAGCACGAGGCAAAGGTGCTTGAGGATAATAAGAAAACAATTGAAGAGTTTCAGGTCGAGAATGTCGAGGGCTAA
- a CDS encoding uncharacterized protein (EggNog:ENOG41~SMCOG1169:sugar transport protein~TransMembrane:7 (i12-28o60-83i121-137o149-171i183-202o299-319i331-350o)~antiSMASH:Cluster_1.1) produces MKGYLRYFNRPLAGAVVLIATSTFNYGFDNQGFATTQAMDAFTRRFGVKAADGTYALDGVWLSLFSSLIYIGFGAGIILGSWLSARVGRRKAMFLLSAYEVITATIIVTSQNRAQILAGRVLNYVYVGMELSVVPVFQSEIVPAEIRGFVVGTYQFALIAGGLILNIICLGTSGIQDDRAFRIPYGLFYIIPAIIMAGIFFVPESPRWLIIMDRHDEALTNLHKLRDGVFSEEEITREFEVMRIAVANEKDQGKFSELFHRNNILRTFIACGVHGFQNACGQDLVSKFGSLIVKSLGTISPFIMTVVFALTNMVFVFIGMTLSDKTGRRPLLLLSAFMQLAGMLILGGIGTTGWPLEPRFQAVTIVMLASSRRAFLSDSHRWPTW; encoded by the exons ATGAAGGGATATCTGAGGTACTTCAACCGGCCCTTAGCAGGGGCCGTCGTGCTGATTGCTACCTCGACCTTCAACTATGGCTTCGACAATCAAGGCTTCGCAACCACTCAGGCCATGGATGCGTTTACTCGCCGCTTCGGCGTCAAGGCAGCTGACGGAACTTATGCGCTCGATGGTGTCTGGCTTAGTcttttcagcagcctcatctACATCGGCTTCGGCGCTG GCATCATCTTGGGCAGCTGGCTTAGTGCTCGGGTCGGTCGCCGCAAAGCTATGTTCCTGCTCAGCGCGTATGAAGTAATCACTGCAACCATCATCGTGACGTCCCAGAACAGGGCACAGATCTTGGCCGGTCGAGTCCTCAACTATGTCTACGTCGGCATGGAGTTGTCTGTTGTGCCCGTATTCCAGTCAGAGATTGTCCCGGCAGAGATTCGTGGGTTCGTCGTCGGCACCTATCAGTTCGCCTTGATTGCGGGTGGGCTCATCTTGAATATTATTTGTTTGGGAACTAGTGGCATTCAAGATGATCGAGCATTTCGAATTCCTTATGGGCTGTTCTATATCATCCCTGCCATTATCATGGcgggcatcttcttcgttcCCGAATCGCCCCGATGGCTCATTATTATGGATCGGCATGATGAGGCGCTTACCAATCTCCACAAACTCAGGGATGGAGTTTTCtcggaagaagaaatcacCAGAGAATTCGAGGTCATGCGGATCGCCGTCGCAAATGAGAAGGATCAAGGCAAGTTCTCCGAGCTCTTCCATCGGAATAACATCCTGCGAACATTTATCGCGTGCGGAGTGCACGGCTTCCAGAATGCGTGTGGCCAGGACTTGGTGTCAAAATTTGGCAGCCTCATCGTTAAGAGCTTAGGAACTATCAGCCCATTTATTATGACTGTGGTATTCGCACTCACGAACATGGTATTCGTCTTTATTGGAATGACCCTGTCGGACAAGACTGGGCGACG GCCCTTGCTTCTTCTGAGCGCATTTATGCAACTTGCAGGGATGCTAATACTAGGAGGCATTGGTACGACTGGATGGCCGCTGGAGCCACGATTTCAAGCCGTAACGATTGTGATGCTTGCCTCATCACGGCGGGCTTTTCTATCGGATTCGCACCGCTGGCCAACGTGGTGA
- a CDS encoding uncharacterized protein (antiSMASH:Cluster_1.1), which translates to MEDAKKKRPNFLIIVADDLGYSDIAPYGGEINTPNLSQLAKDGVRLTNFHTASACSPTRAMLFSGTDNHICGLGQMDEYLRDKREYYKDKPGYEGYLNWRVAALSEILQDAGYYTMMSGKWHLGFSKELAPCSRGFDKNFTFLPGSGNHHGWEPQLADGIKHPPCIKTRDFWMEGDEFIKMTDLPDTFYSTTSFTDKLLEYLKLRHQSGAEQGKQGDEKPFFAYLPFMAPHWPLQASREVMKKYEGVYDDGPDALTQKRLKKMKELGIIPPDVVPAPPVGLLGKEWDEMTLEERKLSARKMETFAAMVDIIDTNVGRVVEYLKSAGELDNTMILFMSDNGAEGAVLEAVPLMGGPETFGGVINDHYDNRYENIGNKTSFVWYGPRWACAASAPSRAFKTWITEGGIRCPCIIHYPPLTATGPSSTGTGTISDAFTTVMDILPTILDLADVPHPGRLFRGRPIEPLRGKSWLRLLSCASITVHGEDSHVHGWELFGQQAIRRGCWKAVWIPAPRGKDDWELYDLARDPAEMKDLAAQEPEVLAELLRLWEEYYAETGMTSLPGPPPIKG; encoded by the exons ATGGAAGacgcgaagaagaagaggccgaaCTTCCTTATCATTGTAGCCGATGATTTGGGCTACAGCGACATTGCGCCGTATGGCGGCGAGATAAACACACCCAACCTGAGCCAGCTAGCCAAGGATGGGGTCCGCCTCACCAACTTTCACACTGCTTCTGCATGCTCTCCCACGAGGGCCATGCTCTTCTCGGGCACGGACAATCATATATGTGGGCTGG GCCAAATGGACGAGTACCTGCGGGATAAGCGCGAGTATTATAAAGACAAGCCGGGCTATGAGGGCTACCTTAACTGGCGAGTGGCAGCCTTGTCTGAGATTCTCCAGGATGCCGGTTACTATACTATGATGTCTGGCAAGTGGCACCTGGGTTTTTCGAAGGAATTAGCACCGTGCTCCAGGGGCTTTGACAAAAACTTCACTTTTTTGCCAGGGTCCGGAAACCACCATGGCTGGGAGCCGCAGCTGGCTGACGGCATCAAGCATCCCCCATGCATCAAGACACGGGATTTCTGGATGGAGGGCGATGAATTTATCAAGATGACGGATCTGCCGGATACTTTCTACTCCACGACGTCGTTTACGGACAAGTTACTGGAGTACCTCAAACTGCGCCACCAGTCTGGCGCTGAACAGGGAAAGCAAGGTGACGAAAAGCCTTTCTTTGCATATCTGCCATTTATGGCACCCCATTGGCCGCTGCAGGCATCGAGAGAGGTGATGAAAAAATACG AGGGTGTGTACGACGACGGCCCTGATGCACTCACGCAAAAAAGattgaagaaaatgaaagaactGGGCATCATCCCGCCAGATGTTGTCCCTGCACCACCCGTGGGCTTGCTGGGCAAGGAGTGGGACGAGATGACTCTGGAGGAGCGTAAGTTGTCGGCACGCAAGATGGAGACTTTTGCGGCCATGGTGGACATCATCGACACTAACGTCGGGCGCGTGGTTGAGTATCTGAAGTCTGCGGGAGAGCTGGACAACACAATGATTTTGTTTATGTCTGACAATGGGGCTGAAGGGGCGGTCCTGGAGGCGGTACCC CTGATGGGAGGACCAGAGACATTTGGTGGAGTGATTAATGATCATTATGACAATCGATATGAGAATATTGGCAACAAGACGTCATTTGTGTGGTACG GGCCACGATGGGCTTGTGCGGCATCGGCTCCTTCACGGGCCTTCAAAACATGGATCACTGAGGGGGGTATCCGATGTCCTTGCATAATACACTATCCTCCTCTTACCGCGACAGGGCCATCAAGCACAGGTACAGGCACCATTAGCGACGCCTTCACCACCGTCATGGACATCCTACCCACGATTCTTGACCTCGCCGACGTCCCCCACCCAGGCAGGCTTTTCCGCGGCCGCCCCATCGAGCCCCTCCGCGGCAAATCCTGGTTGCGCCTCCTCTCTTGTGCCTCCATCACCGTCCACGGCGAGGACTCTCACGTCCATGGTTGGGAGTTGTTCGGCCAGCAAGCCATCAGAAGGGGTTGCTGGAAGGCCGTTTGGATTCCAGCGCCACGAGGGAAAGACGATTGGGAGCTGTATGACCTGGCGAGGGACCCTGCAGAGATGAAGGACCTAGCAGCGCAGGAGCCAGAGGTGCTAGCGGAACTGCTGAGGCTGTGGGAGGAGTACTATGCGGAGACCGGGATGACGAGCTTGCCTGGGCCGCCCCCAATCAAGGGGTGA